The DNA window CCGCGGCTGCCTCCTCGGCAGTCGCGACCGGCACGTCCTGCAGCTTAGTCGCACCCTTGAGCGTCAAGGTGTCGGAGAAGTGGCACGCGGCGAAGTGTCCGTCGCCTGTGTCACGCAGCGGCGGCGCCTCGACCGCGCAGATGTCCTGTGCGTACGGGCAGCGCGGGTGGAAGTAGCAGCCCGAGGGCGGGTTCGCCGGCGAGGGAACGTCGCCCGTCAAGGCCGTCGGACGCGTACGGTTCCGCGGGTCTGGCTTCGGCAGCGCCGACAGCAGTGCCTCGGTGTACGGCATCTTCGGGTTGTAGAACAGCTGCTCGGTGGATGCGACCTCGACGACCTTGCCGACGTACATCACGGCGACCCGGTCGGCGATGTGCTCGACGACGGACAGGTCGTGGGAGATGAACATGTACGTCAGGTCGAACTTGTTCTGCAGATCCTCGAGCAGGTTGAGCACCTGCGCCTGCACCGACACGTCCAGCGCCGACACCGGCTCGTCGCAGATGATCAGCTCGGGGTTCAGGGCCAACGCCCGCGCGATGCCGATCCGCTGCCGCTGACCACCGGAGAACGCGTGCGGGTAACGGCTCGCGTGCTCGGGCCGCATGCCCACCACCGTGAGCAGTTCGGCGATGCGGTCCTTGAGCGCACGACCCTCGTGCGTCCGGTTGATCACCATCGGCTCGGCGATGATCCGGCCGACGGTCATGCGCGAGTCGAGCGACGAGAACGGGTCCTGGAAGATGATCTGCATCTGCGGGCGGATCTTCTTCAGCTGCTTGGCGTCGGCCTTCTCGATGTTGACCGCGCCGAGCGACTTGTCGTGGAAGATGACCTCGCCGTCGGTCGGCTCCTCCAGGCGCAGGATCGTCCGGCCCGTCGTGCTCTTCCCGCAGCCGCTCTCGCCCACCACGGCGAACGTCTCGCCGCGGTTGATCGACAGGCTGACGCCGTCGACCGCCTTGACGTGGCCCACGGTGCGCCGCAGCAGCCCGGCATGGATGGGGAAGTGCTTCTTCAGGTCCTTGACCTCGAGCAGTACGTCGTTCACGAGTCGCCCCTCTCGACGTCAGCCGAGCCGTCAGCCGAACCGTCCTTCGAGCCGTCAACCGCCACGGGTGCGGCCTCTGCCGTCGCCGCTGACGACACGTCCGCTGGCGTACTGCCTGGATAGAGATGGCAACGCGCGGTGTGCCCCGTACCCTCGACCGCCGTCTCCAGCGGCATCACCGTGTCGCACAGCCCCGGCATGACGCTCGGGCAGCGCGGGTGGAACGGGCAGCCGGTGACGGTCGAGTACGGGTCGGGCACCGAGCCCTTGATGACCTCGAGCGGCTGGTGCCGGCTCACGCCGATCCGAGGGATCGAGCGCAGCAGCGAGATCGTGTACGGGTGCTTCGGGTTGTAGAACAGGTCGTCCACCGAAGCCCGTTCGACTACGCGGCCGAGGTACATCACGACGACCTCGTCGCACAGCTGCGCGACGACGCCCATCGAGTGGGTGATGAACATGATCGACATGCCGAACTCGGCCTGCAGCTCGCGCATCAGCTCGAGGATCTGCGCCTCGGTCGTGACGTCGAGGGCGGTCGTCGGCTCGTCCGCGATCAGCAACGTGGGAATGCAGGACAGCGCCATCGCGATCATCGCGCGCTGCCGCATGCCGCCGGACAGCTGGTGCGGGTAGCTCTTCGCGACCCGCGGCGGGTTCGGCATGCCGACGCGGCGCAGCATGTCGACCGCGCGCCGGTCCGCCTCGTCCTTGTCCTTCGTCTGGTGCAGCAGGATCGCTTCACGGATCTGGTCGCCCACGGTGTAGACCGGGTTGAGCGAGGTCATCGGCTCCTGGAAGATCATCGCGATCTCCTGGCCGCGGATCGCTCGCATCTGCGGTCCGT is part of the Tenggerimyces flavus genome and encodes:
- a CDS encoding ABC transporter ATP-binding protein, which encodes MAEAATTSTKLELAEDTVVSIRDLHVEFPTVIGRVRALNGVSYDVPRGKVLGIVGESGCGKSVTARAIMQIIEKPGKITGGEILFRPGRVERTAGKRARGTGTEAPANGNGDAKLVDQHDIREDIPELARSGIIDLTTLDPHGPQMRAIRGQEIAMIFQEPMTSLNPVYTVGDQIREAILLHQTKDKDEADRRAVDMLRRVGMPNPPRVAKSYPHQLSGGMRQRAMIAMALSCIPTLLIADEPTTALDVTTEAQILELMRELQAEFGMSIMFITHSMGVVAQLCDEVVVMYLGRVVERASVDDLFYNPKHPYTISLLRSIPRIGVSRHQPLEVIKGSVPDPYSTVTGCPFHPRCPSVMPGLCDTVMPLETAVEGTGHTARCHLYPGSTPADVSSAATAEAAPVAVDGSKDGSADGSADVERGDS
- a CDS encoding ABC transporter ATP-binding protein, translated to MNDVLLEVKDLKKHFPIHAGLLRRTVGHVKAVDGVSLSINRGETFAVVGESGCGKSTTGRTILRLEEPTDGEVIFHDKSLGAVNIEKADAKQLKKIRPQMQIIFQDPFSSLDSRMTVGRIIAEPMVINRTHEGRALKDRIAELLTVVGMRPEHASRYPHAFSGGQRQRIGIARALALNPELIICDEPVSALDVSVQAQVLNLLEDLQNKFDLTYMFISHDLSVVEHIADRVAVMYVGKVVEVASTEQLFYNPKMPYTEALLSALPKPDPRNRTRPTALTGDVPSPANPPSGCYFHPRCPYAQDICAVEAPPLRDTGDGHFAACHFSDTLTLKGATKLQDVPVATAEEAAADVIDAHASTSDSGSGTATEAR